A segment of the Candidatus Margulisiibacteriota bacterium genome:
CGGATTGAGCGGATGCTCATGCGTCCCGGTCGGAGTCGAGCGCCCTTTATAGCCCAGCGGGGAAGTCGGGGTATACTGTCCGGTGGTCAAAGCATAAACCCGGTTATCGTGAACCACCACCGTCAGATCAATGTTCCGCTTGGCGGCAAAGATCAGATGCTCCAATCCCTCGCCGTAAGAATCGCCGTCTCCGACAAAAACGATCACCTTCAGTTTTGGGTTGGCCAGCTTGATCCCTTCGGCCGCTGCGACCGCCCGCCCATGCAAGGAATAAAAACTATTGACCTTCAGGTAGTCGACGATCTTGGCGTGCTGTCCGATCCCGGAGACAAGAACAATGTTCTCAAGGAGCGTTCCTTCAGCCTGAAGTTCAGCAAGAACTTCCTGCATCACCTTTAAGATGGCAAAATTTCCGCAGCCAGGACACCATTGAGTCATTTCATCCCCCTCGCGATCCGCTCTTCTAACTGTTCAACCGTCTCCGGCCGGCCATCATAGGTCAGGATCACGGCGTCAACCTTGATCCCGGCTCCTTTCAACAATTGGGCCAGCTGGGCGGTCGCGTTATC
Coding sequences within it:
- a CDS encoding 2-oxoacid:ferredoxin oxidoreductase subunit beta, with the translated sequence MTQWCPGCGNFAILKVMQEVLAELQAEGTLLENIVLVSGIGQHAKIVDYLKVNSFYSLHGRAVAAAEGIKLANPKLKVIVFVGDGDSYGEGLEHLIFAAKRNIDLTVVVHDNRVYALTTGQYTPTSPLGYKGRSTPTGTHEHPLNPLELLLAAGATYLARGYNARTEQLKGLIKEAILHPGFALIDLLQVCVTFYNQYDHYNQRVYELTGHNPADYNEALSKIKEWDYNSDAKIALGKFYQVERSTFDSFFSGGDTVDRGQLIKTLLERMV